A single Dreissena polymorpha isolate Duluth1 chromosome 14, UMN_Dpol_1.0, whole genome shotgun sequence DNA region contains:
- the LOC127858691 gene encoding uncharacterized protein LOC127858691: protein MFSPNGGNQIQEFPVPAGQLVMELNSTLASSQMGFSTGIAVTQLRFEVLSHEGPNACMRLELIGCPLDELCPGGCQNNGICQYEGQCACRPGWEGKNCEMKQCTPQALGLADGSIPASNIKVSSQDPNHPSDKLGTKGWCPSDVDRSPWVQITLDKPMAVSVFEFGYLDRAEGDPKLFIKEFNLQYVAPVDSTKSLRTFADNIPALNGTHYFTVSTNPVIVTDTIRIVPVNQEIRACFKLELKGCDPTGMCTANWCKNNGTCIGQNVCKCPTGYFGDQCDQTPTQIVATQLAFVNITNNVLITAVPSINFAVHGNVILTAVPGKPDPVLNIQGTNSYIQMNVTANSASCITDIDLCTSGFTFAVDVSFTSLLDNTYIVSSGGNLPGHKGVALYYSQNHLYYIVSSSTFTWSLVVTYTPALNVWQHFEITWNPHLGVDILVNGHSLGTNGRPNPSGGSITVPLCIACSHSQFTVNVNMMVTGIISWSFDRTVLVNAGIKPATTTVSTTAKSTTATTTTPQPPTTTPKPYAQYNMTFLSVNGNILITPTFNFTLHNKPTLELKNNSHTTLHLNCTQHQYVELPNTGIPCMQDLATCQKGFTFKLELEFTALNASQKAYILSSGGDSASSSGMAIYVQNNILIFGVKHGTQHWAGKYNMTGILKLNVWYKFEISWDSTKGISVLIDGYQVIHESSWTPSPDVTKTNAVLIGKTEGEEATSCMNIRDLFTWTIHREVLVTIGVLPAPAPSTTTSTTTTTTTTTTPAPPTPAPIPSYSWSLLNITNTFVVGVDFNLTVHGTQPVQNVGVHMNTTGSFVEITAHPGSCLLNPAACPTLGLTLQITMQFHKIEENTYILTSGGQTPDGVGIAILYRFGKIQFVLTTFNMSWYATIGRNELHPQRNHTVTISWSFTLGIEIFVNNVLIDHNNTPVPHRPTFNVNATAIYIGKQPDTNVNVNVDLTLQVFTFWYAHIQILVDAGICPPPVRPTEPPTTTRAPPSTVTPTTVAATTTRPTLSSVITGNTSPQQCPAGCISIGDLTTTSTSATKPPTTPVPTTPTTKSTTPTPTTTPAPTTTPTTTPTTTTTTTTLPTTTRSQVPNYQTTPTIQVHVTGSLVFLACTFTGSAQTGVEIKAELIVDGKTVLSKVVPGDTGVVMWLVSEVNLHLYGKKIQCTVTASFTGSVITTPTFISNVFTPLITVTPNQLLVIEGNSSEFITITSTAPPPFYCCNGCKGQCQVHIVGIFDLYRNFMKCEGKYYSQALIGSTIPPNSNKPICGFALTMANWNQVNKVEVKATIDLIRDGDHRIDLGITAHVYNQPINAQIAVQPSQTISVTATAIQVHVKDNDHSPSQCKSINDPHMTTFDGLAYNMHKEGEFILYRHTSLPFEVRAIYHKCSKNSAATCNCAVAVKSGDDVITITGCQTTTGSHPGQGHGIGLVLQQLFGVHGNGNNGDLAQTPMTIQMYKNGELTPGTFVRRYGCGQRYEIELPTGMIIKVEQSWKPFINIWITASTLDWKNTEGLCGSFDGNGRNDLTPNANSFSATWQVNGQQNFFYGVSSSSQGVNTPSYCSCIKDKDTMCSAGYGIIKCTTSRDDITTALVQQSKLPVLVTRSKRQAQKELFDNVDIPEDENKLSLVEALRQCKDHITKNKMTQSCMPVISPNLTQQFENCAHDYQQTGNFNFSADALRDISVECVDNIRVIKALNESRNTSNPGLPEIPDHVNLDDVLNDACVEPCGAHGKCVVGTCQCDDGYSGVKCDISSDTIPTVSIVPLLCDMSQTQDCIAARIFGLNFVQSEKITCHYEYVEVSNVITPTNERGTVPVAVYVSINEVMCVLPVARSARIRISNNGRDPSPMTSVHVVYSALCHDCTTLNDTAYTTKCIRKNTNCFIDDLCVEDGKGKYGDQCQICRADVNNHEWTQSQASDCVAVPMTRTESEKLQQTQIIILAVVCAVFAAIILVGLIFFCRSRAKSPKKKEFGQYDVSPAADVERWESRKSANPFDNPHSNPTYEEKL from the exons ATGTTCAGTCCGAATGGCGGGAATCAGATCCAGGAATTTCCGGTTCCAGCCGGTCAGCTG GTGATGGAACTCAATTCTACACTAGCGTCCAGTCAGATGGGTTTCAGTACAGGCATCGCCGTCACCCAGCTGAGGTTTGAAGTCTTGTCGCACGAGGGACCAAACGCCTGTATGAGACTTGAACTGATCGGGTGCCCACTGGACG AGCTGTGTCCGGGAGGTTGCCAAAACAACGGTATCTGTCAGTATGAAGGTCAATGCGCATGCCGACCAGGATGGGAGGGGAAGAACTGCGAAATGAAAC AGTGCACCCCACAGGCCCTGGGTTTGGCGGACGGCAGTATCCCGGCTTCCAACATCAAGGTCTCCTCACAGGACCCAAATCATCCAAGTGACAAGCTAGGCACAA AGGGCTGGTGTCCATCCGATGTCGATCGGTCGCCCTGGGTACAAATTACGCTGGACAAGCCTATGGCCGTCAGTGTGTTTGAATTCGGATACCTCGATCGCGCAGAGGGAGATCCGAAATTGTTCATCAAAGAGTTCAACCTTCAGTATGTCGCACCGGTGGACTCTACAAAAAGCTTGCGGACTTTTGCAGAC AACATTCCGGCTCTAAATGGGACGCACTATTTCACAGTGAGCACCAATCCCGTGATAGTAACCGACACCATCAGGATAGTTCCAGTGAATCAGGAAATCAGAGCATGCTTCAAACTGGAACTTAAAGGATGTGACCCGACAG GGATGTGCACGGCCAACTGGTGCAAGAACAACGGCACGTGCATCGGCCAGAACGTCTGCAAATGTCCGACAGGATACTTCGGAGATCAGTGCGACCAGACAC CAACCCAGATCGTGGCCACTCAGCTGGCGTTCGTCAACATCACCAACAACGTTCTTATCACCGCCGTCCCCTCCATAAACTTCGCAGTGCATGGTAACGTCATCCTAACTGCGGTTCCCGGCAAACCGGATCCGGTTCTTAACATCCAGGGAACCAACAGCTACATTCAGATGAACGTCACCGCCAACTCGGCCTCTTGCATCACCGACATCGACCTCTGCACTTCCGGTTTCACGTTCGCCGTTGACGTCAGTTTTACTTCACTCCTGGACAACACGTACATCGTGTCCAGCGGCGGGAATCTGCCCGGTCACAAGGGCGTGGCGCTGTATTACTCTCAGAACCACCTCTACTATATCGTCAGTTCGTCTACGTTCACATGGTCGCTAGTTGTGACCTACACGCCTGCTCTAAACGTCTGGCAACACTTCGAGATCACATGGAACCCGCATTTGGGTGTGGATATTCTGGTAAACGGACATTCTCTTGGGACCAATGGTAGACCAAACCCTAGCGGGGGCTCCATCACTGTACCCCTTTGTATCGCCTGCAGTCATTCGCAGTTCACTGTCAATGTCAACATGATGGTCACGGGCATCATTTCCTGGTCCTTTGATAGAACTGTGCTTGTCAATGCCGGGATTAAACCAG CGACGACCACTGTCTCAACCACAGCAAAATCAACAACAgcgacaacaacaacaccacaacCGCCTACAACCACGCCGAAACCATACGCGCAATACAACATGACGTTCCTGAGCGTCAACGGTAACATCCTCATCACGCCGACGTTCAACTTCACACTACACAACAAGCCCACCCTGGAACTAAAAAACAACAGCCACACGACATTGCATCTGAACTGTACGCAACACCAGTACGTCGAATTGCCCAACACGGGAATCCCGTGCATGCAGGACTTGGCGACATGCCAAAAAGGGTTCACGTTCAAATTGGAGCTCGAATTCACCGCGCTTAATGCGTCCCAGAAGGCGTACATACTTTCAAGCGGAGGCGACAGCGCATCAAGCTCGGGGATGGCAATCTATGTACAGAACAATATCCTGATCTTCGGCGTAAAGCATGGAACCCAGCATTGGGCAGGGAAGTATAATATGACTGGGATCCTCAAGCTAAACGTTTGGTACAAGTTTGAGATCAGCTGGGACAGCACCAAGGGTATATCAGTCCTTATCGATGGTTACCAGGTGATACATGAAAGTAGTTGGACACCATCGCCGGATGTAACCAAGACGAACGCCGTTCTGATCGGGAAGACGGAGGGAGAGGAGGCGACTTCCTGTATGAACATCCGGGACCTTTTCACGTGGACGATTCACAGAGAGGTGTTGGTCACTATCGGGGTGTTACCAG CGCCTGCACCATCCACGACGACGTcaacaacaaccaccaccaccacaacaacaacgCCGGCCCCTCCGACTCCGGCGCCGATACCGAGCTACAGCTGGAGCCTGCTCAACATCACAAACACTTTCGTCGTCGGTGTCGACTTCAACCTAACTGTACATGGAACGCAGCCCGTACAGAACGTTGGCGTGCACATGAACACGACCGGTTCGTTCGTGGAGATCACCGCACATCCGGGCAGCTGTCTGCTAAACCCGGCGGCCTGCCCCACCCTCGGGCTGACTCTCCAGATCACCATGCAGTTCCACAAGATTGAAGAAAACACGTACATCCTCACAAGCGGGGGACAGACGCCCGACGGCGTCGGAATCGCGATATTGTACCGCTTCGGAAAGATCCAGTTTGTTCTGACCACATTCAACATGTCATGGTACGCGACTATCGGTCGCAATGAGCTTCATCCGCAGCGTAATCACACGGTCACGATATCGTGGAGTTTCACATTGGGCATTGAGATATTTGTCAACAACGTGCTCATTGACCATAACAACACACCGGTGCCTCACCGCCCGACGTTCAACGTCAACGCTACCGCGATCTACATCGGTAAACAGCCGGATACCAACGTCAACGTCAACGTTGATCTGACGCTGCAAGTGTTTACGTTCTGGTACGCACACATACAGATACTGGTGGACGCAGGAATCTGCCCTCCCCCTGTGAGGCCGACAG agCCGCCAACAACAACCAGAGCACCACCGTCAACAGTAACACCAACAACAGTCGCAGCGACAACCACCAGGCCGACCCTATCTTCAGTTATCACCGGAAATACCAGCCCACAGCAGTGTCCCGCCGGATGCATCAGCATAG GTGACCTCACCACGACCAGCACTTCCGCCACCAAGCCGCCGACTACGCCAGTTCCCACCACCCCGACCACCAAGTCGACGACCCCAACACCGACGACGACGCCGGCGCCTACCACCACCCCTACGACCACGCCTACGacaactacgactacgacgacattGCCGACCACGACGCGCAGTCAAGTACCGAACTATCAGACGACGCCTACCATCCAG GTTCACGTGACCGGAAGTCTGGTGTTCCTGGCCTGCACATTTACTGGTTCCGCGCAGACGGGCGTTGAGATCAAGGCGGAGTTGATCGTGGACGGGAAGACCGTCCTCTCTAAGGTGGTTCCTGGCGATACCGGCGTCGTTATGTGGCTCGTTTCCGAGGTGAACTTACACCTGTATGGGAAAAAG ATTCAATGTACCGTGACGGCAAGTTTCACCGGAAGTGTGATCACGACCCCGACGTTCATCAGCAACGTGTTCACACCGCTGATTACT GTAACACCCAACCAATTGTTGGTGATCGAGGGAAACTCCAGCGAGTTCATCACCATCACTTCCACCGCTCCGCCCCCGTTCTATTGCTGCAACGGATGCAAGGGGCAGTGTCAAGTACACATTGTAGGCATCTTTGATTTGTACCGGAACTTCATGAAGTGTGAGGGAAAGTACTACTCGCAGGCGTTGATTG GAAGCACTATACCTCCAAACTCTAACAAGCCCATATGTGGCTTCGCTCTTACAATGGCCAACTGGAATCAGGTCAACAAGGTCGAGGTCAAGGCTACCATTGACCTTATTAGAGACGGCGACCATAGGATCGATCTTGGTATCACTGCGCATGTGTACAATCAGCCAATAAACGCGCAGATCGCGGTGCAGCCTAGTCAAACGATATCTGTCACCGCCACCGCCATTCAG gTGCACGTGAAAGATAACGACCACAGCCCATCTCAGTGCAAGTCTATAAATGACCCACACATGACCACCTTCGATGGCCT GGCATACAACATGCATAAGGAGGGCGAGTTTATCCTGTATCGTCACACCTCTCTACCATTTGAg GTCAGGGCAATTTACCACAAGTGCAGCAAGAATTCTGCGGCAACCTGCAATTGCGCAGTCGCAGTGAAATCCGGAGATGACGTCATCACGATAACCGGATGTCAGACGACCACTGGGTCTCACCCGGGTCAAGGTCATGGAATCGGCCTCGTTCTGCAGCAGTTGTTCGGTGTCCATGGAAACGGGAACAATGGTGATCTGGCCCAGACACCGATGACTATTCAGATGTATAAGAACGGCGAGTTGACCCCGGGCACTTTTGTCCGAAGATACGGCTGTGGACAGCGATACGAG ATCGAGCTCCCTACAGGAATGATCATCAAGGTTGAACAGAGCTGGAAACCGTTCATCAACATCTGGATCACCGCCTCTACGCTGGATTGGAAGAACACTGAGG GGTTGTGTGGCTCTTTCGATGGCAATGGAAGAAACGACCTAACACCGAATGCCAACTCGTTCTCTGCAACATGGCA AGTGAATGGTCAGCAGAACTTTTTCTACGGCGTAAGCTCCTCCTCCCAAGGTGTCAACACGCCCTCCTACTGTAGCTGCATCAAGGACAAGGATACCATGTGCTCCGCCGGATATGGCATCATCAAGTGTACAACATCAA GGGACGACATCACGACAGCTCTCGTACAGCAGTCGAAACTCCCGGTGCTCGTCACCCGCAGCAAACGACAGGCGCAAAAGGAACTCTTTGACAACGTGGATATACCCGAG GACGAAAACAAATTATCTCTTGTCGAGGCGTTGCGGCAGTGCAAAGACCACATCACTAAGAACAAGATGACGCAGTCCTGTATGCCAGTAATTAGCCCCAACCTCACACAGCAGTTCGAGAATTGCGCCCATGACTATCAG CAAACCGGAAACTTCAATTTCTCCGCTGACGCTTTGCGGGACATCTCCGTAGAGTGTGTCGATAACATCCGTGTCATCAAGGCGCTCAACGAAAGCAGAAACACTTCAAATCCGGGTCTACCGGAAATTCCCGATCACGTCAACCTCGATGACGTTTTGAACGACGCTTGTGTTGAGCCTTGTGGCGCCCATGGAAAATGTGTAGTTG GTACGTGCCAATGCGATGATGGCTACTCGGGGGTCAAGTGCGATATCTCGAGCGACACCATCCCCACCGTGTCTATCGTTCCGTTGCTATGCGACATGTCGCAGACGCAGGATTGCATTGCGGCCAGAATATTCGGTCTGAACTTTGTCCAGTCCGAAAAGATCACGTGTCATTATGAATACGTCGAG GTATCCAACGTCATCACACCGACCAACGAAAGAGGCACGGTTCCAGTCGCCGTGTACGTGAGCATCAATGAGGTGATGTGCGTACTTCCGGTCGCCAGGAGCGCTCGGATACGTATCAGCAACAACGGGCGCGACCCGAGCCCCATGACGTCAGTGCACGTTGTGTACAGCGCCCTCTGTCATGACTGTACGACACTCAACGATACGGCGTACACGACCAAATGTATACGAAAG AACACCAACTGTTTCATCGACGACCTGTGCGTTGAAGATGGCAAAGGCAAATACGGGGATCAATGTCAGATCTGCCGAGCGGACGTGAATAACCATGAGTGGACGCAGAGTCAAG CGTCTGATTGTGTTGCGGTGCCAATGACCAGGACAGAATCAGAAAAACTACAGCAGACGCAGATCATCATCCTAGCGGTCGTCTGCGCCGTGTTTGCTGCCATTATTCTCGTGGGATTGATCTTCTTCTGCAGGAGCAG AGCCAAGAGCCCCAAGAAGAAAGAGTTCGGGCAATATGACGTTAGCCCCGCAGCCGACGTAGAACGTTGGGAAAGCCGGAAGTCAGCAAATCCATTCGACAATCCTCATTCAAATCCAACCTACGAAGAAAAATTATAG